AAAAATCCGCCCTCCGTTGAAAAGCATTGAGGGGTCTGTCGGGGTCCAATTGATCCGATCGCGCCAACCAATCGCTTCCCTTGATCACAAGCATCTTTCTCCATTTCTAGTAGACCAATTCTCCCGACTTCCTCACGGAACGGTGTTAGATGTGGCAACGGGACGAGGTCGTCATGCCATGTATTTGGCTTCCAAAGGGTTTTCGGTTCATGGCATCGATCGCGATGCCGACGCGCTCAAGGAGCTTCAGGACCAAGCCCAAGAAGCGGCCCTACCCTTGATAACGACCGAATGCATAGACTTAGAAGCGAATCCGCAATATCCGCCGGACTTGGGCACAGCCGTGTACGATGTGATTATCGTCTTCTTCTACTTGTACCGGCCCCTCTTTCCTCAACTGGTTAACGCCCTGAAATCCGGCGGCGTCCTCATGTATGAAACCTTCCTTCTTGACAACCATATTCATCGGCAACACCCACGCCGAAAAGAGTTCTGCCTGGAAACCAATGAATTACTCACACTTCTTCAAGGGCTCAGAATTCTCCATTACGACGAAGGGGATCATGAAAGCTCTTCGGCACGGGCATATACCGCACGCATTTTGGCACGGAAACCATAAAACCCCAACGATCTCATGAGCCGTATCGATCTGCATACTCACACCCATTTCTCGGACGGGAGTGTTTCGCCCACCGCACTCGTGGAACTGGCTCATCAACAAGGCGTGAGTGTCCTGGCCATTACCGACCATGACACGACTGAGGGGCTTCCGGAAGCCATGGAAGCCGCTCATCATCTCCCGATTGAAATCATACCCGGTATTGAATTAAGTACAGAGTTTCAGGGGCGGGAAACGCATATGCTCGGCTATTTCATTGATCTCGCTGATCCTCAGTTTCAAACCAGACTCGAGCAGCTTCGCGCGACACGCGTTGATCGCCTTCACCACATCCTTGACCGTCTTCACACCCTCAAAGTGGAGATTTCTTTCGCTGAAGTGGAGCATGTTGCCGGAGGCGGAACCACGGGTCGCCCACATATCGCGCAAATGTTAATTGAAAAGGGGTACGTAAAGGGGATGAAAGAAGCTTTCGATCGTTTCCTGGGAGTCAGAGGCGCAGCTTATGTTCGGCGAATTGTTCCTGAGGCGGCTGAAATCATGACATGGATTACTGAGGCCGGCGGCATCCCTATCCTTGCTCATCCCTATTGGGAGGGATTAGGTGCCGATAAGACGACGGACTCATGCCGGATGTTGGTGGAGCAGGGATTACGAGGGCTTGAAGTCTTTTATGGAACGTTTTCCGCTCGCCAAATTTCCATCAATCTCAACTTAGCCCGCAAATTCGATTTACTCATGACGGGAGGCAGTGATTTTCACGGCGCCTTCAAGCCTGAAATTTCGGTCGGAACGGGGCGCGGTTCGCTACGGGTTCCTCCCAAGTTGATCGATCACTTACGTCAGGCGGCTGGCCGGGCAGATCCCCAAACAATGAACGAGGTCCCATGACCGCCCAAGGTTGATATTTAATTGTCAGTGGCTTCCACAATGTGATTTTCAAATCGCGTGCAGCCCTCGGCCAGCAGGCGATTGGTTAACAATTCCCCCGGCCATTCAATTGGCAAATCTGCCGTAAACACCCACACATCCGGCGATGTCCAAATCGGTCCATGGTCTTCAGGAAGATCCGGATCAAACAGGTCGGTCCACACAGGCATATACACGCCATTCCCGCATTGGGTATGCAGATGCACCACGGTTCGGCTTCGAACCGGACCTTCCAGATCATGCCACACGGCAGCTGTTTCATCAGCCAATCGATGAAGCCGAACGGCGTTTTGTGCATCATACAAGGCATAGGCCGCGTAATTAGGAGCCTCCAAAAGTTGCGGCGCCTTGGCGACTTCGGGGCATTGACTCACCAGATGATCCATAATGGCCTGACAATCGTCTTCGGAAAGGGCTTCCGGCAACGTCGTATCAGGAACGCCAAGAATTTCAAAAAATAAAAACGCGGTGGCTTCAACGGGTGGATGAAGCCTCGCCGCAATCGTCTGACGTGGCTGTCCTTCAGCAAGGTTGGAAATATGATCGTGAATCTTCTGTAAGCTTAAAAATTCCAATGTGGAATCGGTGAGAAGCCTCGGTTCGACCGTGATCACCGCCCCTGACGGGACATGCAGATGTTTCCGCAACAAATCCGCCGTTTCCACAGGATCAATTTTCAATTTCAATGGATACTCCAAATTGGCTTGGAGTGATAATTCAAACGAGGCAAGGATTCCATACATCTCGCTGTCTTCGCTCTCATCCTCCATCAGACAGGAGCTGGCCGCTTCCGCCAGCAAATCGAATAACCACTCCGCCATATTTTCGTCTAAGGCTGCAAGAACGGTGAGGACCTCATGTTCACGATCCTGATCCAATAAGGCCTGCAACACTTCAATGGCCAAACTTGGATCACCATGTTCATGCCGCCTGGCATTAATGAGATGAATCAGATCCCGAGTGAGGGGATCAGGACGATACCAACTAGACATTGCATTCATGAGTTTTCACGATTCCAGGCGAAGGTAAAAATTTTCCGAGAAGGCAGATCATCAATATTTCCAAAGTATTTTCACATGACTGGAACCCGTTTGCCAACTCACTACTCTCCAATAATCTTCACCAACACCCGCTTGCGACGTCTCCCATCAAATTCCGCGTAAAAAATTTGTTCCCATGGACCAAAGTCCAATCGTCCCTTGGTGATAGCTACAACGACTTCCCTGCCCATGATTTGACGCTTGATATGAGCGTCACCATTGTCCTCTCCCGTTAGATTGTGCCGGTAGGTTCCCGTCTGCGGCACAAGACGCTCAAGGAACTGTTCATAATCCTGCAGCAAACCGGCTTCGTCATCATTAATATAGACACTCGCTGTGATATGCATGGCATTCACCAGGACAAATCCCTCTTGAATCCCACTTTGTTGTACCACACGTTCCACCTGAGACGTAATATTCCGATACTCTCTTCGTTCTTTGGTCTGAAACCAGAGTTCTTCCCGGTACGATTTCATGTTCCCTCCGCAACTTCAGATTCCTTCCGAGATGTATTTTCCATAACGCTGATCCCGATATCAATCCTCATGGCCGGGGACAACAGGTAACTCGAATCATTGTATCCTTAGGAATGGACGGGATCGTTTCATCCTGTGCGCGGTGTTTGCCATATGAAGAGATCATAGTCCCGCATCAATATGCTGGGAAGATTTGACAGGAAATAGAAGGGATGTTAATTACTTCATGAATGGGTATTTCTTCGTACACGACTTGCTGATGTGGCAATTTCATACCACGCCAATCCGGCACTGACACTGCTTGCAGACCTCACGACAAAAAGGAGATAGGCATGATGACCTCGACAATCGGTGCGGTGTTCTCCCCAGAACAACCTTCTCGATGGAACGTGCTCTTTGCCCAGGAGCCTGACAAAGATTTGGAATTTGACGAAGGATTGGAAGAGGACGATCTCAATCAATCCAAGCCTCCTTCAAGGAAACCGCTTCTCTGGATTGTACTTTTATTGTTGATTGTTGGAGCAGCCTATTGGGCTCTCAACTCAAATACATTTATGCCTCAAGGGACCACCACCGATACGGCTGCCAGCACCAGGAATCAAGACCAGACTGGCATCACACCTCCAATGTTTCACGAGAATCAGGAAGTGTCGCTGAGAGATACTCTTGGAAGGTCCCTGCTGATGGGTGATCCTGCTAACACCACGCCTGGGCCCATCGTGAAACCAGGAGAAACACTCACGATTCTGGATGGAGCCTATCAGGCAACCGGATGGGTCTACCAGGTTCAAACCCCAATGGGAAAAACAGGTTGGATCTCTGCCGAAAAACTCAAGTCACAGACCCAAAATACAGGAAAGGGTTCCACCCAATAAGAAGGACTCCTCCAAATTTACAATGCGTCGGTCGCCCTTGCGTCACATTTAGGATCAGAAGTTTGTTTATCGAGAACCATCCGGTGTTCTGTTGAATCAACTGCAACACATTCCACACCATCCTGGATATTACCCGCTCAACATGCATTGAAGAGCTTCGCAATCCTTGCTACCCTGGACTCTTGCTCAGGGTGGTGTCTTCGCTAATGAAAACGTTGTCCTAATGGAACCCAGTGCCCCACATATGAGCCACCAAGCGCTATGCGAAAAAATAAAGGAGTCTTCACCATAACCGTCCAACGCGGATGAGCGGGGACCCCGTTGGGGGCTCAATCCCACACTCCTTGCTTGGGAATAGACAAATAGCCGTCATCCAGTTATACATTTGTCCCCTCTGTTCATGATCATTGCCTGGCCACCGCCTTTGGGAAGCACTCCATGAAGCCCATGACCCCTATTGAAGCCCAGACGTTCTGCACCAAATATACCAAAGAAAGTGGCAGCAACTTCTACTACTCTTTTTTGTTCCTGCCACAGCAACGGCGGGAAGCCATGTACACCATTTATGCCTTTTGCAAAATGGTGGATAGCGCCGTTGATGAACCAGCCCCGGGGAGCCATCCCATCGAAGAAGTTCGCAAATGGCGACAAGAGGTGACGGCCACCTATCAAGGCCATCCGACCCAACCGGTCACGACGAGCCTGGCCGCCCACCTACAGACCTTTGACATCCCGGAAACGCTCCTTCAAGAATTAATTTCTGGTGTAGAAATGGATCTGACTTCCAATCGGTTTTCGACGTTTGCCGATCTGTACCAATACTGCTACAGGGTCGCTTCAGTGGTTGGCCTGATTTGCCTCAAGATTTTCCAAACCCAATCCCCTGCGGCGGAGGACTATGCGATTAACTTGGGATTGGCATTTCAATTAACGAATATTCTTCGTGATCTCAAGGGGGATGCCGAGCAGAACCGCATCTATCTTCCGCTCGAAGACTTACAGCGTTTTGGTTATTCGGAAAAGGCTCTCCTGAACCAACAACGGTCGCCGGCGCTGGTTGAACTGCTGAAATTTGAATGCGAAAGAGCTCGCACCTATTACCGCCAAGCTCAAGAAATTCTCCAAACCCTTCCCCTCTCCGATCAAAAATCGCTGGTGGTTTCAGAAATCATGCGTGGAGTCTACAGCCGCATCCTCAAACAACTCGAAGACCCGCACTACCAGGTATTCGGCCCACGAGTTCGAGTCGCCCCCCTCCAACGACTCGGGATTGCCGCTCATATTTGGATTCGGTCTGTTCTTTCCCATAACATTGCTCCAACAGTGTGACACACCACATTCTGATACTGAGCGGAAATCTGCCAGGATTACTCGCGGCCTATCGGCTCATTCCCTACGGATTCCGGATCACCATTCTTGAGGACGACAACCCTGTCTCTTCGGCACCATCATCTCCTCATTTTGCAAAATCGATAGAACCGGATCATCCACCATCCCTTCAACGCCTCACGACGCAGCCCTTCCCACTTATTCTCCCACGGTATTACCATGCCACATGGGAACTTTTTCAGGAACTGGCTTTGGAACACGCAGCCCAATGCATTCAACCGGTCAACCTGGAGTTTGGGACATCCGAATGTCAAACACTCACCCTCTCCAACGCGAAGGGCATTGCGACTCTTCACCCCATGATCCGACTCGCCGGCTTTCGCGCGCTTCCCTGGTCAGATCGCTGGCACTTGATTAATTTTTTAGAAAAAAAATGGGAAGAACCCCGTTCACCAGATCACCACCCTGATATGCTCACGGTTGAATCCTGGCTGATTTCCGCTCAACAATCGGCTCTTGCACGACAACGTATCTGGAATCCCTTCTGTCGATTATTTTTAGGTTGTGATGTGACTCAGGCATCACTCGGGTATTTCCTGGAGATACTTTCTCGATTCTGGTTATCCAAACCGAATGGACCAGAAACATTCTTAGCTTCACCTGACATGCAGAGCCATCTTCAACAAAAACTCAGACATGTCCTAATAGAAAAAGGGGTCACGTTTTATCCCTCACACGCCATCACCGGCATCCATGCCGACACCGAACGGATTCAAGCCATCGGCCTGGCTAAAGGCGAACGACTCAACGCCGACATCTACGTCTCGCCCCTTTCCCCTCCAGAGCTTCTTCGACTCTTGCCGGAACGAGCCCCGGCTCGCTTTTCATGTTTTTCCCATTTGGCTCAACTGCAGGAATCCTTAGGAACAGTTGTCCAATTGACCCTTAACGACACACTTCTTCCTCCTCGGCTTATCCTTAATTCCAGTTTATTTGATTGGGTCACCAGCCAGGCCGTTCCATTCACGGATAGACCAACGACGTTGGTTACGGGCATCAACCTCTCATCTTCACCATTATCGGTACGCTCCGGCGACTGGTTGAAAGAAACCGCCTGGCCCCATCTCAAAAAGATATTGAATATTTGCCCTGAGCAATCAATGCCGGCTTGTGCGCCACCGATCACCCAATCAGCCTATCGATATATTCCTTGCATGACTGGTTTCCGCACCTTTCGTCCTCTGGCCAACACACCCATTCCCAATCTCTTTCTTACCGGGCCCTGGACGGCCAGCCCACTCCCTCCTTCTCTGGAAAGCACAATCCTGAGTGCCTTTGGCTGCGCCAGAGCTGTGACGGAATGGGTCCAGACCTCATCGCATTGACATCCTAAACCGTCAAACCTAAGATCCCCTCTCAATGGATCTTCATGAACTCAAATCATCCCTTCACGACTGCCAACGATGCGGATTGTCTTCAGGACGCACCCAGGTGGTGTTTGGGACAGGACATCCTCAGGCCGACATCATGTTTGTCGGAGAAGCCCCGGGCTTTTATGAAGACCGGCAGGGAGAGCCTTTTGTCGGGGCGGCAGGGAAATTTCTCAACGAATTACTGCAATCTATCGGGCTCAGTCGGGCGGATATTTTTATCGCTAACGTCATTAAGTGCCGGCCACCCAACAATCGAGATCCTCTTCCAGAGGAAATCGAGACATGCAAACCGTTTTTGCTTCAACAAATCGAACTCATCAAACCTAAATTGGTTTGCACTTTAGGAAACTTTGCCACACAAACGTTATTAGAAAGAAAAGTCGGTATCACCAAAGTACGTGGGCAGGTCATCCGAATGCCCAACTTCATCGTGTTCCCACTGCTTCATCCGGCAGCCGCACTCCACCAGGGCAATCTTCGGGTTCCCCTCAAGGAAGATTTTCAAAAACTCAAGACGGTTCTGGAAGATATGAGCAAAACTCCCACGCTTCCGCAAACCGCGTCACCACCAACCCTTCCCTCCTCCAAAGCCCCATCCAAAGAGGAAACTCCAGCCGACCCCCCTACCCAAATGAGCTTATTCTGAAAGGTCGTCTCTGAAATTCTCTCCGGGGTAAACCCTTCAACTTAGATCTCCATAGACAAGCTATCCCAAGTTCCCGGCCTCTTGAAATAACCATGCGGCCCTTTTGCCTTCGCAACATAGGTTCTACCCTTCGGGACGCGCTGGATAACAGCTCGGATGCCAAACCGAAACTCAGAAAAATTTCAATTGGCTATATAAATTGTGGCGGGCCTTGTCTGAGCCCTTCGAAAACTCAGGGGGCTCCGCGATTGGTCCTCTATAATTAAAGAAAGCCTAGTTTCAGCATACTCCCCTGGCCTTTTGATGTGGCCGAGCAGTGCAGCCGACCCCGGAGAAAAGGCGCGCATTGTTTGAGCCTTGCGAGTTTGCGCGACGCCGGGGTCGGCGAACCGCGCAGGGAACCCGGAGGGCCACAGCATGGCCAAGATGGTTTTGGCTACTTTTGCCGAAACAAAAGTAGCTCGGCTGCCGAGCCGAAAGCCGGCAAACTGTAATGGGGATTCCCTATCCTTTATTAGCGAGGATCTATCTTGGGAGAAAATGGGATACTCGCCCTACCAAGAGCCATGGGGGCAAGCTCTACTCCACGGGTATAACGGAAGCGAAATTGTATAACTCCCCTATTTAGGAAGTCAGACAAGCTCAGCTCAGGATACATCCGACTGTAAAGTCCCTCAATACTTTAATTGGTTTCATGATTTCCCCCATTACCCAATTGAAGGGATTCCTTACTCGGACGAACCTCTTGGGGAAATTGCAGTGGGTTCCCAAATTGAATCCTCGCCTTACTCGGAACCAATACCGTTTTGACCATCGACGTCACCGAATGAGGACCCCACACGATGGGCGACCTACTGACGGGGCGCCGGTCCCT
Above is a window of Candidatus Nitrospira neomarina DNA encoding:
- the folB gene encoding dihydroneopterin aldolase, which translates into the protein MSSSIILKGIQLSARCGVTETERQQPQPLLVDLTFRCPNQSAFQSDHISDTVDYGTITQRILDIGEGQAFSLIETLAESICQALLHEFPITRLKIWVRKIRPPLKSIEGSVGVQLIRSRQPIASLDHKHLSPFLVDQFSRLPHGTVLDVATGRGRHAMYLASKGFSVHGIDRDADALKELQDQAQEAALPLITTECIDLEANPQYPPDLGTAVYDVIIVFFYLYRPLFPQLVNALKSGGVLMYETFLLDNHIHRQHPRRKEFCLETNELLTLLQGLRILHYDEGDHESSSARAYTARILARKP
- a CDS encoding PHP domain-containing protein, with protein sequence MSRIDLHTHTHFSDGSVSPTALVELAHQQGVSVLAITDHDTTEGLPEAMEAAHHLPIEIIPGIELSTEFQGRETHMLGYFIDLADPQFQTRLEQLRATRVDRLHHILDRLHTLKVEISFAEVEHVAGGGTTGRPHIAQMLIEKGYVKGMKEAFDRFLGVRGAAYVRRIVPEAAEIMTWITEAGGIPILAHPYWEGLGADKTTDSCRMLVEQGLRGLEVFYGTFSARQISINLNLARKFDLLMTGGSDFHGAFKPEISVGTGRGSLRVPPKLIDHLRQAAGRADPQTMNEVP
- a CDS encoding secondary thiamine-phosphate synthase enzyme YjbQ, which translates into the protein MKSYREELWFQTKERREYRNITSQVERVVQQSGIQEGFVLVNAMHITASVYINDDEAGLLQDYEQFLERLVPQTGTYRHNLTGEDNGDAHIKRQIMGREVVVAITKGRLDFGPWEQIFYAEFDGRRRKRVLVKIIGE
- a CDS encoding SH3 domain-containing protein; its protein translation is MMTSTIGAVFSPEQPSRWNVLFAQEPDKDLEFDEGLEEDDLNQSKPPSRKPLLWIVLLLLIVGAAYWALNSNTFMPQGTTTDTAASTRNQDQTGITPPMFHENQEVSLRDTLGRSLLMGDPANTTPGPIVKPGETLTILDGAYQATGWVYQVQTPMGKTGWISAEKLKSQTQNTGKGSTQ
- the hpnD gene encoding presqualene diphosphate synthase HpnD is translated as MKPMTPIEAQTFCTKYTKESGSNFYYSFLFLPQQRREAMYTIYAFCKMVDSAVDEPAPGSHPIEEVRKWRQEVTATYQGHPTQPVTTSLAAHLQTFDIPETLLQELISGVEMDLTSNRFSTFADLYQYCYRVASVVGLICLKIFQTQSPAAEDYAINLGLAFQLTNILRDLKGDAEQNRIYLPLEDLQRFGYSEKALLNQQRSPALVELLKFECERARTYYRQAQEILQTLPLSDQKSLVVSEIMRGVYSRILKQLEDPHYQVFGPRVRVAPLQRLGIAAHIWIRSVLSHNIAPTV
- a CDS encoding FAD-dependent oxidoreductase, translated to MTHHILILSGNLPGLLAAYRLIPYGFRITILEDDNPVSSAPSSPHFAKSIEPDHPPSLQRLTTQPFPLILPRYYHATWELFQELALEHAAQCIQPVNLEFGTSECQTLTLSNAKGIATLHPMIRLAGFRALPWSDRWHLINFLEKKWEEPRSPDHHPDMLTVESWLISAQQSALARQRIWNPFCRLFLGCDVTQASLGYFLEILSRFWLSKPNGPETFLASPDMQSHLQQKLRHVLIEKGVTFYPSHAITGIHADTERIQAIGLAKGERLNADIYVSPLSPPELLRLLPERAPARFSCFSHLAQLQESLGTVVQLTLNDTLLPPRLILNSSLFDWVTSQAVPFTDRPTTLVTGINLSSSPLSVRSGDWLKETAWPHLKKILNICPEQSMPACAPPITQSAYRYIPCMTGFRTFRPLANTPIPNLFLTGPWTASPLPPSLESTILSAFGCARAVTEWVQTSSH
- a CDS encoding uracil-DNA glycosylase gives rise to the protein MDLHELKSSLHDCQRCGLSSGRTQVVFGTGHPQADIMFVGEAPGFYEDRQGEPFVGAAGKFLNELLQSIGLSRADIFIANVIKCRPPNNRDPLPEEIETCKPFLLQQIELIKPKLVCTLGNFATQTLLERKVGITKVRGQVIRMPNFIVFPLLHPAAALHQGNLRVPLKEDFQKLKTVLEDMSKTPTLPQTASPPTLPSSKAPSKEETPADPPTQMSLF